A stretch of Vigna angularis cultivar LongXiaoDou No.4 chromosome 4, ASM1680809v1, whole genome shotgun sequence DNA encodes these proteins:
- the LOC108341924 gene encoding uncharacterized protein LOC108341924 gives MICHLCVATVAFSIFRRGKMLIRRLPWSAISVATLFPRRSGGSNGLRIPVRKQLNSSPYPFCYSSGINLPPQPGHETDIRHSQSLKPGLYLVGTPIGNLEDITLRALRVLNSADVILSEDTRHSGKLLHHYNIKTPLMSYHKYNESQREQVVLRRLKKGDVVALISDAGMPGISDPGMELAKLCVSENILVVPIPGPCALVSALSASGLPTDEFTFVGFLPKHSGSRKKRLMVSADQTTTQIFYVPPHKLSQFLDESSSIFGDARKCVIAREMTKLHEEFWRGTLGEAKEVFSIRQVKGELTILIQGQANSKVEPPSDIELESELRELISSGESLSMAVKLVTSKTSVSRKTIYSLALRKFGKQLEVEDD, from the exons ATGATCTGTCATCTGTGTGTTGCAACGGTAGCGTTCTCAATTTTCCGAAGAGGGAAAATGTTGATTCGACGATTACCTTGGTCGGCGATTTCTGTCGCCACATTATTTCCCCGTCGTTCCGGTGGTTCAAATGGACTTCGCATTCCCGTTCGCAAGCAACTTAACTCTTCTCCCTACCCCTTCTGCTATAGCTCCGGCATCAATCTCCCTCCACAACCG GGTCACGAAACGGATATTCGTCACTCGCAATCTCTGAAACCCGGTCTTTACCTTGTCGGAACACCGATCGGAAATCTCGAAGATATCACTCTGAG GGCTCTTCGCGTGCTGAATTCAGCTGATGTTATACTCTCGGAGGACACGAGGCATTCGGGGAAGTTGCTTCATCACTATAACATCAAAACGCCTCTC ATGAGTTATCACAAATACAACGAATCGCAAAGGGAACAGGTTGTGCTGAGGAGGTTAAAGAAAGGTGATGTCGTGGCTCTTATAAGTGATGCTGGAATGCCAGGCATCAGTGATCCGGGTATGGAGTTG GCAAAATTGTGTGTTAGTGAGAATATCCTGGTTGTGCCAATCCCTGGTCCTTGTGCTTTGGTGTCGGCACTTTCTGCCTCGGGCTTACCTACTGATGAATTTACATTCG TTGGTTTTCTTCCTAAACATTCTGGTTCTAGAAAAAAAAGGCTTATGGTTTCAGCTGATCAAACTACTACACAGATATTTTACGTTCCTCCTCACAAGCTTTCTCAGTTTCTTGACGAGAGTTCTTCAATTTTTGGTGATGCAAG GAAATGTGTTATTGCTCGGGAAATGACTAAGTTACATGAAGAG TTTTGGCGTGGTACACTTGGTGAAGCCAAGGAAGTATTTTCTATTCGTCAAGTGAAGGGAGAACTTACTATATTGATTCAGGGGCAAGCAAATTCTAAAGTTGAACCTCCATCAGACATTGAGCTTGAGAGTGAACTTAGAGAACTGATTTCAAGTGGCGAGAGTCTTTCCATG